A region from the Eptesicus fuscus isolate TK198812 chromosome 1, DD_ASM_mEF_20220401, whole genome shotgun sequence genome encodes:
- the TAF9B gene encoding transcription initiation factor TFIID subunit 9B, which yields MESGKMAPGKNAPRDALVMAQILKDMGITEYEPRVINQMLEFAFRYVTTILDDAKIYSSHAKKPNVDADDVRLAIQCRADQSFTSPPPRDFLLDIARQKNQTPLPLIKPYAGPRLPPDRYCLISPNYRLKSLIKKGPNQGRLLPRLSVGAVSSRPTTPTIVPATTAVQNVLINPSMIGPKNILITANMVSSQNTANESNPLKRKHEDDDDSDTL from the exons ATGGAGTCGGGCAAGATGGCGCCTGGCAAGAACGCTCCGAGAGACGCCTTG GTGATGGCACAGATCCTGAAGGATATGGGAATTACAGAGTACGAACCAAGAGTTATAAACCAAATGTTGGAATTTGCTTTCC GATATGTAACTACAATTCTGGACGATGCAAAAATTTATTCGAGCCATGCTAAGAAACCTAATGTTGATGCAGATGATGTGAGACTGGCAATCCAGTGTCGTGCTGATCAATCTTTTACCTCTCCTCCCCCAAGAGAT tttttactgGATATCGCAAGGCAGAAAAATCAAACCCCTTTACCTCTGATTAAGCCATATGCAGGACCCAGACTGCCACCTGACAGATACTGCTTAATATCTCCAAACTATAGGCTGAAGTCcttaattaaaaag GGACCTAACCAAGGAAGACTACTTCCACGGTTAAGTGTTGGTGCTGTTAGTAGCAGACCTACCACTCCTACTATAG TTCCTGCAACAACTGCAGTTCAAAATGTTCTAATTAATCCTTCAATGATTGGAccaaaaaatattcttattaccGCCAACATGGTTTCATCACAGAACACAGCCAATGAATCAAACCCATTGAAGAGAAAacatgaagatgatgatgacagtgataCTCTGTAA